Proteins from one Panthera leo isolate Ple1 chromosome D1, P.leo_Ple1_pat1.1, whole genome shotgun sequence genomic window:
- the MYOD1 gene encoding myoblast determination protein 1, protein MELLSPPLRDVDLTGPDGSLCNFASADDFYDDPCFDSPDLRFFEDLDPRLVHVGALLKPEEHSHFPAAVHPTPGAREDEHVRAPSGHHQAGRCLLWACKACKRKTTNADRRKAATMRERRRLSKVNEAFETLKRCTSSNPNQRLPKVEILRNAIRYIEGLQALLRDQDAAPPGAAAAFYAPGPLPPGRGGEHYSGDSDASSPRSNCSDGMMDYSGPPSGARRRNCYDSTYYSEAPSEPRPGKSAAVSSLDCLSSIVERISTESPTAPSLLLADAPPESSPGPQEAAAQSEVERGAPTPSPDAAPQCPAGANPNPIYQVL, encoded by the exons ATGGAGCTGCTGTCGCCGCCGCTCCGGGACGTAGATTTGACTGGCCCCGACGGCTCCCTCTGCAACTTTGCCTCCGCGGACGATTTCTATGATGACCCGTGTTTCGACTCTCCGGACCTGCGCTTCTTCGAAGACCTGGACCCGCGCCTCGTGCACGTGGGCGCGCTCCTGAAGCCCGAGGAACATTCGCACTTCCCTGCGGCCGTGCACCCGACCCCGGGCGCGCGCGAGGACGAGCATGTGCGCGCGCCCAGCGGGCACCACCAGGCTGGCCGCTGTCTATTGTGGGCCTGCAAAGCGTGCAAGCGCAAGACCACTAACGCCGACCGCCGCAAGGCCGCCACCATGCGCGAGCGGCGCCGCCTGAGCAAAGTCAACGAGGCTTTCGAGACGCTGAAGCGCTGCACGTCCAGCAACCCAAACCAGCGGCTGCCCAAGGTGGAGATCCTGCGCAACGCGATTCGCTACATCGAAGGCCTGCAGGCGCTGCTGCGCGACCAGGACGCCGCGCCCCCTGGCGCCGCCGCGGCCTTTTACGCGCCTGGCCCGCTGCCCCCAGGCCGTGGCGGCGAGCACTACAGCGGCGACTCGGACGCGTCCAGCCCGCGCTCCAACTGTTCCGACGGCATG ATGGACTACAGCGGCCCCCCGAGCGGTGCCCGGCGGCGGAACTGCTACGACAGCACCTACTACAGCGAGGCGCCCAGCG AACCCAGGCCCGGGAAGAGTGCTGCGGTGTCGAGCCTCGACTGCCTGTCAAGCATCGTGGAGCGCATCTCCACCGAGAGCCCCACGGCGCCCTCCCTTCTGCTGGCGGATGCGCCGCCGGAGTCGTCTCCGGGCCCACAAGAGGCGGCGGCCCAGAGTGAGGTCGAGCGCGgcgcccccaccccttccccggACGCCGCCCCGCAGTGCCCAGCGGGCGCAAACCCCAACCCGATCTACCAGGTGCTCTGA